The DNA sequence ACCGCCCGCCCGGCGTCCGCACCCCGAGCACGTACAGCGCGATCACGGCGGCGAGCCCCACCAGCAGCGCCCACCACCACTGGCCGAGGAAGTCGGTGACGGCCAGCAGCATCCGCGTCGGCAGCGGGAGCTTCGCGTTGAGGCTGGCGAAGAACACCTTGAACCGCGGCAGCACGAACGTCGCCAGCACCACGACGGTGACGACGGACATCAGCGCGATCATCGCCGGGTAGATCAGCGCGGCCTTGATCTTGCGCCGGGCTTCGAGGTCGCGTTCGAGGTAGTCGGCGAGCTGGTCGAGGACGACGTCGAGCTGCCCGGTCAGCTCCGCCGAGCGCAGGATCTCGCGGTAGAACTCGGGGAAGATCTTCGGGTGCCGGTCGACGCAGTCCGACAGCCGGTCGCCGCCGCGCAGGCCGAGCTCGACGTCCCGCAGCATCCGGGCCACCGACGAGTTCGCGGCCTCCTCGCCGAGGATGCGCACCGCGTCGATGAGCGGCAGCCCGGCCCGGACGAACGCGCCGAGCTGGCGCGAGAGGTGCAGCACGACCTCGCGCTTGACCCGGGGTGCGGTCAGCTCCAGGCTCAGCACGCTCTTCTTCTCGGTGAGCTCGATGTCCCGCAGTTCGCGCTCGTACAGCGCGAGCGCGGCGGCGTCGAGGTCGGCGGCCTTCTGCACCCCGCGGGTGCGCTGCCCGTCCGGGCCGGTCGCGACGTAGGCGTACCGGTTCATCGCGCGCCTCCGGTGAGGTAGATCGACCGCAGCACCTCGGCCGGGGTGGTGACGCCCTCGGCGATCAGCCGGAGCGCCTCGTCCTGCAGCGTCCGCATGCCTTCCTTGCGGGCCAGCTCGTGCACCTCGCGGTGCGGCGCGCTGTCCAGCACGAGCGAGCGGATCCCTTCGCTGACCGGCATCAGCTCGTAGACGCCGGTGCGGTCCAGGAACCCGGTCTGGGCGCAGAAGTTGCAGCCGGTGCCCCGGACGAACCCGCCGTCCGGGCCCGCCGCGTTCATCGAGTCCAGAAAGGACAGCTCTTCGGCGGAGGGCCGGTAGTACTCGCGGCAGCGCAGGCAGATCCGCCGGACGAGCCGCTGGGCGAGCACGGCGGTGACCGAGGACGCCACGAGGAAGTTCTCGATGCCCATGTCGAGCAGCCGGTGCAGCGCCGACGCGGCGTCGGTGGCGTGCAGCGAGGAGAGCACGAAGTGCCCGGTGAGCGCGGACTGCACGGCGATGCGGGCGGTGTCGACGTCGCGGACCTCGCCGACGAGGATGACGTCGGGGTCCTGGCGCAGGATCGACTTCAGGCCGTCGGCGAAGGTGACGCCGGTCTGCTCGTTGATCTGGATCTGGTTGATCGAGGACATGGTGTACTCGACCGGGTCCTCGATGGTCATGATGTTGCGCTCGGCGCTGTCGAGCTCGCCCAGCGAGCCGTAGAGCGTCGTCGTCTTGCCGCTGCCGGTCGGCCCGGCGCAGATCACCATGCCGTAGGGCGACTGCAGCACCGAGCCGTAGCGCGCCGCCATCTCGGCGGGCATGCCGAGCTGCGGCAGCCGGAACAGCGGGCGGCTCTTGTCGAGCAGCCGGAGCACGACCTTCTCGCCGCCGACGACCGGCGTGGTCGCCACCCGGATGTCCACCGGCCGGTCCTCGACGGCCATGCTGATCTGGCCGTCCTGCGGGCGGCGGCGTTCGACGATGTTCATCCCGCCGAGGATCTTGATCCGGCTGGTCACCGCGGGGCCCATCGACCCGGGCAGGTCCAGCACGTCGTGCAGCACGCCGTCGATGCGGTAGCGGACGCGGACCCGCTCGGCCTGCGGCTCGACGTGGATGTCGGAGGCCCGGTCGCGCAGCGCCTGCTTGATCATCAGCGCGACGACGTGCACCACCGGCGCGTCGTCGTTCGCGGTGGCCGCCGGCTCGGCGCGGGTCGCGTCGCGCCGGACGGCGTCCCGGGCTTCGAACGCCTTGACCTGCCGGTCGACGCCGGTGAGGGCGCGGTAGGTGCGTTCGACGGTGGCGAGGATGTCGGCGCGGGCGGCGACCGCGACGGTCACCGGCCGGCCGAGCGCCTCCTGCAACGCGGGTGCGGTGCCCGGGTCGGCGACCGCGACCAGCACGCTGTCTTCGCGGACGGCGAGGGGGATCGCGCAGAGCTCGCGCGCTTTCGCTTCGCCGAGCAGGTCGGCGGCCGCGCGGTCCGGGGTCACCGTGCGCAGGTCGACGGTGCGGGGCTGGGTGCGGAGTCTCATGCCGGCACGCTCCGGGGCCGCGGGCGCGGGTCGATGTCCTGCGGGTGGAGGCTGCGGGCGGCCGCGTCGGCGGGGGAGACCAGGCCGGCGGCGACGAGCGCGGACAGCGACTGCTCCAGCGTCACCATGCCTTCGCGGTGGCCGGTCACCAGCGCGTTGCGCAGCTGGTGCGGCTTGCCCTCCTTGATCAGGTTGCGCACGGCGGTGTTCGCGACGAGCACCTCGAACGCGGCGACCAGCCCGCCGCCGACGCGCGGCAGCAGCCGCTGGTAGACGATCCCGGTGAGCGCCGCGGCGAGCTGCACCCGCACCTGTTCCTGCTGCCCGGCCGGGAAGACGTCGATCATCCGGGCGAGGGACTGCGCGGTGTCGTTGGTGTGCAGCGTGGCGAAGACCAGGTGCCCGGTTTCGGCGATGGTGAGGGCGAAGCGGATCGACTCGAGGTCGCGCATCTCGCCCACCAGCAGGACGTCGGGGTCCTCACGCAGCGCGCTGCGCAGGGCGGCCGGGAAGGACTCGGTGTCGGTGCCGACCTCGCGCTGGTTCACCGCGGAACGGCGGTGCTCGTGGACGTACTCGATCGGGTCCTCGACGGTGAGGATGTGGCAGGCGCGCTCGTGGTTGATCCGGTCGATGACGGCGGCGAGCGTCGTCGACTTGCCCGAGCCGGTCGGCCCGGTGACGAGCACGAGACCCTGGTGCCGGCGGGCGAAGTCGCTCAGGACCGGCGGCAGGCCGAGGTCGGCCATGGCGGGGATCCGGCGCGGGATCATCCGCAGCGCGACGACGGTGGCGCCGCGCTGGGTGAAGGCGTTGCCGCGGACGCGGGCGTGGTCGCGCCAGCTGAAGGAGAAGTCGAATTCGTGGGCGGTGCGCCAGGCGCGGGCCTGCTCGTCGGTGAGCAGCTCGCCGAGCAGGGCGTCGGTGTCCTCGCCGGAGAGGACGGGGTGCCCGGCGACCGCGGCGAGGTCGCCGTGCACGCGCAGCTGGGGCGGCAGGCCGGCGGTGAGCAGCAGGTCGGTGCCGCGGGCTTGCCAGAGCGCTTCGAGCAG is a window from the Amycolatopsis sp. cg9 genome containing:
- a CDS encoding type II secretion system F family protein — translated: MNRYAYVATGPDGQRTRGVQKAADLDAAALALYERELRDIELTEKKSVLSLELTAPRVKREVVLHLSRQLGAFVRAGLPLIDAVRILGEEAANSSVARMLRDVELGLRGGDRLSDCVDRHPKIFPEFYREILRSAELTGQLDVVLDQLADYLERDLEARRKIKAALIYPAMIALMSVVTVVVLATFVLPRFKVFFASLNAKLPLPTRMLLAVTDFLGQWWWALLVGLAAVIALYVLGVRTPGGRYARDRVLLAVPAIGPTVRHALVERFCRILSSMVSAGVPLPEALRVATDSLRNRVFMRALARVAHAVLEGEGLARPLTGSGLFPVTAAQMIRVGEDTGTLDTQLEVTAQYYEGELDYRLKKLTALFEPAVIVVMGLVVGFVAVALVSAMYGIFTQVHV
- a CDS encoding GspE/PulE family protein encodes the protein MRLRTQPRTVDLRTVTPDRAAADLLGEAKARELCAIPLAVREDSVLVAVADPGTAPALQEALGRPVTVAVAARADILATVERTYRALTGVDRQVKAFEARDAVRRDATRAEPAATANDDAPVVHVVALMIKQALRDRASDIHVEPQAERVRVRYRIDGVLHDVLDLPGSMGPAVTSRIKILGGMNIVERRRPQDGQISMAVEDRPVDIRVATTPVVGGEKVVLRLLDKSRPLFRLPQLGMPAEMAARYGSVLQSPYGMVICAGPTGSGKTTTLYGSLGELDSAERNIMTIEDPVEYTMSSINQIQINEQTGVTFADGLKSILRQDPDVILVGEVRDVDTARIAVQSALTGHFVLSSLHATDAASALHRLLDMGIENFLVASSVTAVLAQRLVRRICLRCREYYRPSAEELSFLDSMNAAGPDGGFVRGTGCNFCAQTGFLDRTGVYELMPVSEGIRSLVLDSAPHREVHELARKEGMRTLQDEALRLIAEGVTTPAEVLRSIYLTGGAR
- a CDS encoding type IV pilus twitching motility protein PilT; its protein translation is MPTLTGSRADGLLEALWQARGTDLLLTAGLPPQLRVHGDLAAVAGHPVLSGEDTDALLGELLTDEQARAWRTAHEFDFSFSWRDHARVRGNAFTQRGATVVALRMIPRRIPAMADLGLPPVLSDFARRHQGLVLVTGPTGSGKSTTLAAVIDRINHERACHILTVEDPIEYVHEHRRSAVNQREVGTDTESFPAALRSALREDPDVLLVGEMRDLESIRFALTIAETGHLVFATLHTNDTAQSLARMIDVFPAGQQEQVRVQLAAALTGIVYQRLLPRVGGGLVAAFEVLVANTAVRNLIKEGKPHQLRNALVTGHREGMVTLEQSLSALVAAGLVSPADAAARSLHPQDIDPRPRPRSVPA